Proteins encoded together in one Prionailurus viverrinus isolate Anna chromosome B1, UM_Priviv_1.0, whole genome shotgun sequence window:
- the IL2 gene encoding interleukin-2: MYKIQLLSCIALTLILVTNSAPASSSTKETQQQLEQLLLDLRLLLNGVNNPENPKLSRMLTFKFYVPKKATELTHLQCLVEELKPLEEVLYLAQSKNFHLNHIKELMSNINVTVLKLKGSETRFTCKYDDETATIVEFLNKWITFCQSIFSTLT, encoded by the exons ATGTACAAAATTCAACTCTTGTCTTGCATTGCACTGACTCTTATACTCGTCACAAACAGTGCACCTGCTTCAAGCTCTACAAAGGAAACACAGCAACAGCTGGAGCAATTACTGCTGGATTTACGGTTGCTTTTGAATGGAGTTAAT AATCCTGAGAACCCCAAACTCTCCAGGATGCTCACATTTAAATTTTACGTGCCCAAGAAG gCCACAGAATTGACACATCTTCAGTGTCTAGTAGAAGAACTCAAACCTCTGGAGGAAGTGCTATATTTAGCTCAAAGCAAAAACTTTCACTTGAATCACATCAAGGAATTAATGAGCAATATCAATGTAACAGTTCTGAAACTAAAG GGATCTGAAACAAGATTCACATGTAAATATGATGATGAGACAGCAACCATTGTAGAATTTCTGAACAAATGGATTACCTTTTGTCAAAGCATCTTCTCAACGCTGACTTGA